One part of the Odontesthes bonariensis isolate fOdoBon6 chromosome 15, fOdoBon6.hap1, whole genome shotgun sequence genome encodes these proteins:
- the LOC142399775 gene encoding mast cell protease 2-like: protein MFPHCNLAVLMLVLTLHGQVHTGEIIGGHEVVPHSRPYMVLLERKTRNNRKNHCGGILLSKDFVMTAAHCEAESYNAILGVHNFHNKDEKRQNISVEQAFLHPNYTQNVKLTDDMMLLKLNSRAELNNNVKPVMLADQCGDLVPKSCIVSGWGQAQRENTMMSITLMEVNVTLIDDEQCPKDKYCSEGENGPGKGDSGGPLVCEDGKVYGVVSGDFNRASYLLYSYTKVPDNRKWIDDIMTHNGNNY from the exons ATGTTTCCCCACTGCAACTTGGCCGTACTGATGCTTGTGCTGACTCTTCATGGTCAAG TTCATACAGGGGAAATCATTGGAGGCCACGAGGTTGTGCCACATAGCCGGCCTTACATGGTGCTCCTGGAGCGTAAAACTCGCAATAATCGTAAAAACCACTGCGGTGGAATCCTTCTGAGTAAAGATTTTGTGATGACTGCTGCCCACTGCGAAGCTGA GTCGTACAACGCTATCCTCGGGGTTCACAATTTCCACAACAAAGACGAAAAAAGGCAAAATATTTCCGTGGAACAAGCTTTTCTACATCCAAATTACACGCAAAACGTCAAGTTGACAGACGACATGATGCTACTGAAA TTAAACTCCAGGGCAGAATTAAACAACAATGTGAAACCAGTTATGCTTGCAGACCAGTGTGGTGACTTGGTGCCAAAATCATGTATAGTCTCTGGCTGGGGACAAGCACAGAGGGAGAATACAATGATGTCTATCACACTCATGGAAGTCAATGTCACCCTGATTGATGATGAGCAGTGTCCTAAGGACAAGTACTGCTCTGAGGGTGAGAATGGGCCGGGTAAG GGAGACTCCGGTGGTCCATTAGTCTGTGAAGATGGAAAAGTGTATGGGGTGGTGTCTGGAGATTTCAATCGAGCATCTTACCTTCTCTATTCGTACACCAAGGTCCCGGACAACAGGAAGTGGATCGATGACATTATGACACATAATGGAAATAACTACTGA
- the LOC142399774 gene encoding granzyme B, with protein MVSTMSIHRRLAVAMLVLTLHGQVHAGGIFGGHEAVPHSRPYMVLLERYMSDGTTKYCGGFLLSEDFVMSAAHCEAKSFTVFLGLHNVHKMTNEVQHITVQQTFPHKDFNISAMTNDVMLLKLSSKAKVNNHVTPIALAGQDNGSLPKSCIVSGWGRTDRKNEMMSPKLMEVNITLIENENCARENAYCSVGETGPRQGDSGGPLVCEGVKAYGVVSSMFPPEPSAQTLYKFAKISDYRGWIISTVKKAVMQI; from the exons ATGGTCTCTACCATGTCTATCCACCGTAGACTGGCTGTCGCGATGCTTGTGCTGACTCTGCATGGTCAAG TTCATGCAGGAGGAATCTTTGGGGGCCACGAGGCTGTGCCACATAGCAGGCCCTACATGGTGCTTTTGGAGAGGTACATGTCTGACGGCACTACAAAATATTGTGGTGGATTCCTTCTGAGTGAAGATTTTGTGATGTCTGCAGCCCACTGCGAAGCCAA GTCCTTCACAGTCTTCTTAGGACTTCACAATGTACACAAAATGACTAATGAGGTGCAGCATATAACTGTGCAACAAACATTTCCACATAAAGACTTCAATATATCTGCAATGACAAATGATGTAATGCTCCTGAAG TTGAGCTCCAAGGCGAAGGTCAACAACCATGTGACACCCATTGCTCTGGCAGGTCAAGATAATGGATCTCTGCCAAAATCTTGTATCGTCTCTGGCTGGGGACGAACAGATAGGAAGAATGAAATGATGTCTCCCAAACTCATGGAAGTCAACATAACTTTGATTGAGAATGAGAACTGTGCGAGGGAAAACGCATACTGCTCTGTGGGAGAGACTGGGCCGCGGCAG GGAGACTCAGGAGGTCCATTGGTCTGTGAAGGTGTGAAGGCATATGGAGTGGTGTCCTCCATGTTTCCACCGGAACCAAGTGCCCAAACACTCTATAAATTTGCCAAGATCTCTGACTACAGAGGCTGGATCATCTCAACCGTTAAAAAGGCTGTAATGCAGATTTGA